GCTTTTATGTAGACGGCGAAGCTTCCAGACGTGTCAGGGATAATGCCTGGCGCTGTCGTGTCAGCAAGTATCTCGTATAGATACACGTCTTCGTAAGGCATATCCTCGGGCCAGTGAAAACTGACGCCGAGGTGGGGAACATCACTCAATGTCTTGATTCCGATGTATTCAGAAGGGTTGGGTCCGTCATAGAAATATGAAAGACCAAGGGAGTCTATGTACCCGCACCGGTCGTCGGTGTGGCTTGAATTCGTGACGTTAATGTCGGCGTAGAGACCGAGATATACCTGTTGATAATCATGCTCGGATTTGTTTTCGTATTCGTACTTGAAAATCAGAAAATCCGAGTAATCGGCTCTGGAGAAAGAAAAACATTTCCTGCGGGAAATTATTCCCGAGACGTGCTCAGAATCATCGAAGTGGTAATCGCTCGCGTACAGCGAGTCGCCGGTCCATTCCCATGCACAGTATGAAATGAACCATTCGTTGATCATGTGTCAACACAGTTTGTTCGAAAGTACGACTGTATCACCTGATGACGTGAGAAAACCTATGCCGTGACATCCCCTTAGAATGTGGTCCCGGCCTGAGCCGCCGGGGAATTCCAGCGATGAGTTTTCCCTGTTTCCTATGTCACCGTTCAAAGGGTCGAATCCGGTCCAGAGATTGTTGTTGTTGTGAAAACTGTCGAGAGGGGAAAATCGGCCGTCAGCAAAAAGAGACGGAGAAAAAAAGAAAGGTAAAATGAGAATAAAAGACAGTATTTTCATAGGTCCTCCTTTGAGCTTATTATTCCACAAAAAGAAACAAATGAACACGAAACGCTTAAAAATGTTGACAGGGAAGATGCCCGTGTGGATATAGTAAGAAATGCAGACGATTCATAATCTAATATTCATTGTAATACTTTTCGCGGGATTTACGGGTCTTTTAAAATCCAGAAATTTTACCGAGTTCGCGATAGTCAGCTGTGCCACATTGGCTCTTTTTGTTTTGTATCTGGCTTTTTACATAAGATTTGAAACAAGAAAGCACAGGGAAAGCACTCAGAAGGCGATAGACGAAAATCTGGCTTTGCTGAAATCGTATCCGGACAATTTCCCTTTCAAGATTACGGACAACATTTCCGGAGACTTCGTCGGAGAGCTCAAAAGAGACGACCTCTTTTTTCTTATCAAGGCTTTTTCTGAAGAGGGTATGAAAGCGAACGATTTTTATTTTCTCGAAGAACTTCTCGAACTGTTCGAAAAGGAAAAAAAACCTCCGGAAAGTCTTATTGTTTTTTTAAAAAAGATTCTCGAAAAAAAGGGCGAGATTGAACTT
The window above is part of the candidate division WOR-3 bacterium genome. Proteins encoded here:
- a CDS encoding T9SS type A sorting domain-containing protein, producing the protein MINEWFISYCAWEWTGDSLYASDYHFDDSEHVSGIISRRKCFSFSRADYSDFLIFKYEYENKSEHDYQQVYLGLYADINVTNSSHTDDRCGYIDSLGLSYFYDGPNPSEYIGIKTLSDVPHLGVSFHWPEDMPYEDVYLYEILADTTAPGIIPDTSGSFAVYIKAGPYFLGPLDSISIFYGIAAGQDFQKMTVNAVKMQSLFDSLFTSVEEPVFTCPQSSFSLTPNPSHGRIMIRFFLPSSSHAKIELLDLCGRKLQLDFPGLLREGTSEINLDLSSLPSGTYFLMLCSEKTNVMKRITLIK